A part of Cannabis sativa cultivar Pink pepper isolate KNU-18-1 chromosome 6, ASM2916894v1, whole genome shotgun sequence genomic DNA contains:
- the LOC115695388 gene encoding uncharacterized mitochondrial protein AtMg00310-like translates to MCKLKEQGGMGFRELESFNQALLAKQGWKILTNPDCLMAKVLKALYFPHNNFLEAKVGHYGSHIWRGIVWGRELLLKGYRWHIGNGLTIRINEDPWLPRGAPFALRSKVNVPEGVTIHTLLNHDGSWKGDELTGWFHHEDIP, encoded by the coding sequence ATGTGTAAGCTTAAAGAACAAGGAGGCATGGGCTTTCGGGAATTAGAAAGCTTTAATCAAGCGCTTTTGGCCAAGCAAGGTTGGAAAATTTTGACCAATCCCGATTGCCTCATGGCTAAGGTGTTGAAAGCTCTTTACTTCCCTCATAATAATTTTCTTGAGGCGAAAGTGGGTCACTATGGTTCTCATATTTGGCGTGGTATAGTGTGGGGCCGTGAGCTTCTTCTCAAAGGATACCGGTGGCATATTGGGAATGGGCTTACCATAAGAATCAATGAAGATCCTTGGCTTCCTAGAGGGGCACCCTTTGCTCTTCGATCAAAAGTAAATGTTCCCGAGGGGGTTACTATCCATACACTTCTAAACCATGATGGGTCTTGGAAGGGTGATGAACTTACTGGCTGGTTTCACCATGAAGATATCCCTTAG
- the LOC115695389 gene encoding uncharacterized protein LOC115695389 yields the protein MKNIIWSLFHHWIPVKTELTKRGMALNLYCDQCNVYVEDICHALWYCPKTQDLWKHFGFLHLFLPNIGKAPDFLFIMKDRCSKETFILFLGVTWLIWHRRNKCIFQQKNFDNKVWIEWASNLIDFQLQTDSTPPLPPLKKSPVSWSPPPSGTFMINADVSLIVGQPGCGLGVVIRDHLGAVVVAETIFIPSCLSFNMAESLAIRSGLKLADRWSLSTICISSDCQSVIHALNGDNHSITDWGLVVKDCIKAKENFNFVSFLFSPRQWNKVANCLATWARLFKTSKVWTSSMPLCAAAVLEADLPCCVGLSKSMHGNIKPTRGLRQGDPLSPYLFILCAEGLSAILSNYHHRGLLHGISISRNAPPISHLLFADDSILFCAGKISVFHLLKDKISSIIHSWHHKWFSKASKETLIKVVLQAIPSYAMSCFRIPTKICREIESLISKFWWGSSPEVRKVHSKNCRMMCQSKFVRGLGFRSLTHFNQTMLAKQAWRILKCPDSLLSLVLKARYFPHTSILDAGPGHSPSYTWRSILWGRDLMKQGLIWKIGNGTTIRTIEDHWLPNCRIKSYSSPPPSDSTLSFFLSPSGAWDPFKLHQFFDDQLIDHILNVPISGHGCSDDLIWSGNTSGLFTVKSAYHLAVTSRDIPSTSSFD from the exons ATGAAGAACATTATTTGGAGTCTTTTCCACCACTGGATTCCTGTCAAAACCGAGCTAACGAAGAGAGGTATGGCCTTAAATCTTTACTGTGATCAGTGTAATGTTTATGTTGAAGACATTTGTCATGCTCTCTGGTATTGTCCTAAGACTCAAGATCTTTGGAAGCACTTCGGTTTTCTCCATCTTTTCCTGCCTAACATTGGTAAAGCCCCTGATTTCCTATTTATCATGAAGGATCGGTGTTCTAAGGAGACGTTTATCCTTTTTCTTGGTGTTACTTGGTTAATATGGCACCGTAGAAATAAATGCATCTTTCAACAGAAAAACTTTGATAACAAAGTTTGGATAGAATGGGCCTCGAACTTGATTGATTTCCAGCTTCAAACCGATTCTActcctcctcttcctcctcTGAAAAAGTCTCCGGTTAGCTGGTCTCCTCCTCCCTCGGGCACCTTCATGATCAACGCAGATGTTTCTCTAATTGTGGGACAACCAGGTTGTGGTTTAGGGGTGGTTATTCGAGATCATTTGGGAGCTGTTGTGGTGGCTGAAACTATTTTTATCCCAAGTTGTCTCTCGTTCAATATGGCGGAGTCTCTTGCTATTCGATCGGGTTTGAAACTTGCGGATCGTTGGTCTCTTTCTACTATCTGCATCTCGTCGGATTGCCAGTCTGTTATTCATGCTTTAAATGGGGATAATCATTCCATTACAGATTGGGGTCTCGTGGTGAAGGATTGTATTAAGGCCaaggaaaattttaattttgtttcttttttattctCCCCTAGACAGTGGAATAAAGTGGCTAATTGTTTAGCTACTTGGGCTCGATTGTTCAAGACCTCTAAGGTTTGGACTTCGTCGATGCCGTTGTGTGCAGCTGCTGTTTTAGAAGCAGATTTGCCTTGTTGTGTTGGGCT AAGTAAATCAATGCATGGCAATATTAAGCCCACTAGGGGTCTCAGACAAGGAGATCCTTTGTCCCCCTACTTGTTTATTCTGTGTGCTGAAGGGCTTTCAGCCATTCTTAGTAATTATCATCATAGGGGTTTGCTTCATGGTATTTCAATTTCAAGAAATGCCCCTCCTATCTCCCACCTACTGTTTGCTGATGACAGTATTCTTTTCTGTGCTG GCAAAATATCAGTCTTTCACCTTTTAAAAGACAAAATCTCTTCTATTATTCACTCCTGGCACCATAAATGGTTTTCTAAAGCAAGTAAGGAGACTTTGATTAAAGTTGTCCTTCAAGCAATCCCTTCTTATGCAATGTCTTGCTTTCGCATCCCTACTAAGATTTGCAGAGAAATAGAGTctcttatttcaaaattttggtggGGTTCTTCTCCTGAGGTTCGTAAAGTGCACTCGAAAAATTGCAGAATGATGTGTCAGTCTAAGTTTGTTAGGGGTCTTGGATTCAGGTCTTTAACTCATTTCAACCAAACTATGCTAGCTAAGCAAGCTTGGCGAATCTTAAAGTGTCCAGATTCTCTTCTCAGCCTAGTTCTAAAAGCTCGTTATTTTCCTCATACTTCTATTCTTGATGCTGGCCCTGGTCATAGCCCATCTTATACTTGGCGCAGTATTCTTTGGGGAAGAGATTTAATGAAGCAAGGCCTCATTTGGAAAATTGGTAATGGTACCACCATTCGCACTATTGAAGATCATTGGCTTCCAAACTGTAGGATCAAGTCATATTCATCTCCCCCTCCCTCTGACTCTACTCTTTCGTTCTTTCTCTCCCCATCTGGGGCTTGGGACCCTTTTAAGCTTCACCAATTCTTTGATGACCAGCTTATTGATCATATCCTTAATGTTCCAATTTCTGGTCATGGTTGTAGTGATGATCTAATATGGAGTGGGAATACCTCTGGCCTTTTCACAGTTAAGTCTGCATATCACTTAGCTGTTACTTCTAGGGATATTCCTTCTACATCATCTTTTGATTAG